GCAACGGGGAAAGGAGAAAGTTTATGCTGCGATCGGACGCGAAGCAGGGACTGACCATCGGCCTGGGTATGTTTGCGGCTGTGCTCTTCAGTGCGAGCACCATTGTTGCCCAGGCGCCACCTGCGAGCGGTGGAACGTCGGCTATCGCGATTACCAGCCCGGCCGACGGAGCAAAGGTGACCCTGCGGTTCCTGATCCAGGGGAAGGTGCAGGATGCGAAGCTGAGCGTGTACGTGCTGGTCAAGCCGGTGACAACCAACGGCACGTGGTGGGTTCAGCCCGCGCCGACTCTCAACAGTGACGGGCATTGGCACGTGAACGCATATTTCGGCGATGCCGAGCACGGCAGCGGCGAGGACTTCAAGATCACCGCGTTGGCCAGCCCCGAGCGTGGCTTGCTCAGCGAAGGGCAACAGCTATCGACAGCGGAGCTTGAGACGCGGAGGCAAAGGCCCGGCGTGCACTCTGCGATCGTACAAGTGTCGCGCGAGTGATGCATGCACGAGCCGGCGAGCCGGCAATCATTGCAACGCGAACTGCGCGAAGGCTGCTCAGTGGAGCGTCTCGAGCCGTTTCAGCCGATCGAGAGCTACCGAACGGAGACGGCCATCTGGAACCATGCGCCCAACCCGATCGATCAGTTCAGCAACTGCATCAGCAGACATCGGAGACTGATTCGCCGCGCTGAGATCAACCGCGACCTCGCCGAAGTCGGCCTTCCACACAAACGCATAGCGGAGATTCCAGCCATCGGCCTGGGCGAACAACAACCTGACGCCTTCCAAGTGGGCACCGGCTAACAAGGCGCCGTGCAAGCTCGCGTACGACAGATCCGCAGCTTGAAGATGGGCGAGTCTTAGATCGGCACCATCCAACGCGGCGTACGATAGATTCGCGCCTTCGAGATGCGCCTTCTTCAGATTGGCGCCCCGTAGATTCACGCGGGAAAGATCAGCGCCTTCGAGACGGGCGCCTCGAAGATCCGCGTTAGCTAGGTCCGCGTCTGAAAGATCCGCTCCCTCCAGCTGCGCATCCCCCAAATGAGCACCAATGAGACTTGCCCACTGCAGGGGGGCACCTTCCAGCTGCGCCTCGGTCAATAGCGCCCGGTCGAGGTTGCTCCCGTAGAAGACCGCCCCCTGCAACTGGGTCTTTCTCAGATCGGCTCGGGGAAGCCACGCATGGGCCAAGTCGGCCGATTGTAGGTCGCGGCCTTGCAATTCGAGGCCAACCGCGTGATCACGCCACGCGGCGCGTGATGCCGCATCGCCGTCTACCCTGGGGCCAAACTCTTTCACGTACACTGCCACTATTTCTGATGCCGGCGGCTGCCTAACGAGGCGCATACCTGAGAGCTGCAGATTCCTGCGGATTAGATGCCGATCAAGAAACCCGTCGATCACGAACGGCTTGCTCCAGGCGACGAAGATCAGGAGGAAGCACGCTGCGACAGTTACCAACGCTAGTCCCCAGGTCAGGAAGCGGCAGATCTGGCCTGCCCAAGCGGAGAAACGAGGCACGCCCCTTCCAGACAAGCGGAGCCAGGGCGGCCGGCAACCCAACCAGCGGTACTCGGGATCACGGATTAGAGGCCAAGTTAGCACCACTGCCACCGTGTCAATGGCCACGCAGGCCAGCTGCCATGGGGTCAGCCACGGCCCATGGTAGGCCAAGAATTGGTACCACACCCAGAGCAGTACCAAGTTCGGGAGGACGAGTGTGGTGATCACGGTGGTGATCCAGGCCACGGCACGCAACACAGTCGGCGTGGGGATCGCGTGGCCGTTCGTTCCCATCACAGCAACAGCAAGCACGGACGGAAACATCCTCAACCGGTATGC
This genomic stretch from Deltaproteobacteria bacterium harbors:
- a CDS encoding pentapeptide repeat-containing protein, yielding MADAVQERARLDEAISHVGLHYLTLQAFGAYVAVSAASVTHEALLGSSQSVYFELPLLSAKVSPIGFGCVAPLLLFALHLDVLIHMCLLSWRKQSSREAYRLRMFPSVLAVAVMGTNGHAIPTPTVLRAVAWITTVITTLVLPNLVLLWVWYQFLAYHGPWLTPWQLACVAIDTVAVVLTWPLIRDPEYRWLGCRPPWLRLSGRGVPRFSAWAGQICRFLTWGLALVTVAACFLLIFVAWSKPFVIDGFLDRHLIRRNLQLSGMRLVRQPPASEIVAVYVKEFGPRVDGDAASRAAWRDHAVGLELQGRDLQSADLAHAWLPRADLRKTQLQGAVFYGSNLDRALLTEAQLEGAPLQWASLIGAHLGDAQLEGADLSDADLANADLRGARLEGADLSRVNLRGANLKKAHLEGANLSYAALDGADLRLAHLQAADLSYASLHGALLAGAHLEGVRLLFAQADGWNLRYAFVWKADFGEVAVDLSAANQSPMSADAVAELIDRVGRMVPDGRLRSVALDRLKRLETLH